The following nucleotide sequence is from Streptomyces caniferus.
TCGGCGGCATCCTCGTGACACCGGGCTACACCGACCCGGCGAAGTTCACCGACGGCAATCCCTACGGCACTTCCCACGTCGGCGGCCCGGACACCCCGCCCGACGACGATGCGCGCACCGCCGCCCGCATCCAGGCGGAGCGCGTAGTGAAGTTCACCAAGGCCGTCAAACACGGCCTTTCCTTGGCCAGTTGACGGGTAGGGACGAGAGATGACTCTGCACAAAGGCGCATCGGCATCCGACCGCAAGCACATCGGACACCCGGTCAACCCGTTCTACGGGGAGGCCGACCCGGTCGCCGGTATGGAGTCCGCGCCACCGCGGCACACCCTGCCCGACGGCCCGGTCTCCCCGCGCACCGCCTATCAGTTCGTGCACGACGAGCTGATGCTGGACGGCAACTCCCGGCTGAATCTGGCGACGTTCGTCACCACCTGGATGGAGCCGCAGGCCGGGGTGCTGATGGCGGAGTGCCGGGACAAGAACATGATCGACAAGGACGAGTACCCGCGCACCGCCGAACTGGAGAAGCGGTGTGTGGCGATGCTCGCCGACCTGTGGCACGCCCCCGTCCCGTCCGAGGCCGTCGGCTGCTCCACCACCGGGTCGAGCGAGGCCTGCATGCTCGCCGGCATGGCGCTCAAGCGGCGCTGGATGCAGCGCAACAAGGACAGGTATCCGGGCCGGGCCCGGCCCAACCTCGTCATGGGCGCCAACGTGCAGGTCTGCTGGGAGAAGTTCTGCAACTTCTGGGAGGTCGAGGCGCGCATGGTCCCGATGGAGGGCGACCGCTTCCATCTGGACGCGGCCTCCGCCGCCGGGCTCTGCGACGAGAACACCATCGGTGTGGTGGCGATCCTCGGCTCGACCTTCGACGGGTCGTACGAGCCGGTGGCCGAGATCTGCGCGGCGCTCGACACGGTCCACAAGGAGAAGGGCTGGGACATCCCGGTCCATGTGGACGGCGCGTCCGGCGCCATGATCGCGCCGTTCCTCGACCCGGACGTGGTCTGGGACTTCCGGCTGCCGCGGGTCGCCTCCATCAACACCTCGGGGCACAAATACGGCCTGGTCTACCCGGGCGTCGGCTGGGCGCTGTGGCGCGATGCGGAGGCGCTCCCCGAGGAGCTGGTCTTCCGCGTCAACTACCTGGGCGGCGACATGCCGACCTTCGCGCTCAACTTCTCCCGGCCCGGCGCCCAGGTCGCCGCGCAGTACTACACCTTCCTCCGGCTCGGCCGGTCCGGCTTCCGCGCCGTACAGCAGGCGACCCGCGACGTGGCCCGCTCGCTGGCCGAACGGATCGGCGCGCTGGGCGACTTCAGACTGCTGACCCAGGGCGACCAGCTGCCGGTCTTCGCCTTCACCACCACGGACGACGTCACCGCCTTCGACGTCTTCGACGTCTCCCGGCGGATGAAGGAGCGCGGCTGGCTGATTCCCGCCTACACCTTCCCTCCGAAGCGCGAGGACCTCTCCGTCCTGCGGGTGGTCTGCCGCAACGGCTTCTCGATGGACCTCGCCGATCTCTTCATCGCGGACCTGGAGGCGCTGCTGCCCGAACTCCGGCAACAGTCCGAGCCGCTGCAGCGCCCGGCGGAGGTCGCGACGGCGTTCCACCACTAGGGGCCCCCTTCAGCCCCTGCGCGACCCCCTCCGTCGCGAGCCTCCTCCGCCGTCGTCCAGCTCCGCCGGACGCGCCGGGGGCGGGCCCACCCGACAGCCCGGGCACGCCCCGCCCACCGCCGCGCCGGAGCTAGTGCCCCAGCCGCCGGTACCGCCGTACCGCCAGCGGGAAGAACACCGCGAGCAGCACCAGCGGCCACACCACGGCCAGCAGCAGGCCGTGCCCGGCCGCCCAGCTGTCCCCGGTCCAACGGGGGTTGGCGAACAGCTCACGTACCGCACCCGCCGTCGCCGACAGCGGGTTCCACTCCGCGACCGCGCCCAGCCAGCCGGGCATCGACGCGGCGGAGACGAAGGCGTTGGAGAGGAAGCCGACCGGCCAGACCAGGATCTGCACGGCCTGCACCAGCTCCGGCCGGCCCGCCACCAGCCCCACATGGATACCGATCCACAGCATGGCGAACCGCAGCAGGAGCAGCAGGCCCACCGCGGACAGCGCACCGGCCGGCCCGCCGTGCCAGCGCCACCCCATCGCCAGGCCCGCTCCGACCATCACCAGCAGGCTCAGCGCGGACTGCACCATGTCCAGGATGCTGCGGCCGACCAGGACCGCGGACGGCGTCATCGGCATCGACCGGAAGCGGTCGAGCACCCCCCTGCCGAGGTCCTGTGTCACCGCGGTCATCGTCGTTTCGAGGCCGAACGCCATGGTGAGCGCGAACATCCCCGGGACCAGGTACTCCGTGTAGTCGCCACCGCCCGGCACGGCCATCCCGCCGCCCAGGAAGCAGCCGAACATCAGCAGCATCATCACCGGGAAGACCAGGCCGACGACGACCTGCACCGGCTGCCGCGCCCAGTGCGCGAACCCGCGCCGGGTCATCGTCCAGGAATCGGTGACCGCCCACATCGCGCCACTCATACCGCCGCGCCCTCCTCGTCCCCGCGCACCGTCGCGGCCGCCGGCACTCCGGGGCCGCCCCTCTCCTTCGCGCCGTCCCCCGTCAGCTGCAGGAACACCTCGTCCAGCGTCGGGCGCCGCACCGCGAGGTCCACCGCCTCGACGCCCGCCGCGCCCAGCACCCGTACGGTCTCCGTCAGCGCCACCATCCGGTCGGCGACCGGCACGCTCAGCCGCCGTGCGTCCGCGTCCACCCCGACCGCACCGCCGCCCGCCACCCGCGCCAGCGCCTCCGCCAACAGCGCGGCCGCCCGGTCCAGTTGACGGGCCTCGCGCAGGACGACATCGATCCGGTCGCCCCCGGTGGCGGACTTCAGCTCGTCGGGGGTACCGGCCGCGGCCACCCTGCCGCCGTCGACCACCGAGATCCGGTCCGCGAGCTGGTCGGCCTCCTCCAGGTACTGCGTGGTCAGCAGCACCGTCGTCCCACCGTCGACCAGCGAACGCACCGCCTGCCACACCTCGGTACGCCCGCGGGGGTCGAGCCCGGTCGTCGGCTCGTCCAGGAAGAGGATCCGCGGCGCCAGCACCAGACCGGCCGCCAGATCCAGCCGGCGCCGCATCCCGCCGCTGTAGTGGCGTACCGCCTTGCGGCCGGCATCGGCGAGTCCGAACCGCTCCAGCAGTTCGTCCGCACGCTCGCCCGCCCGGCGCGCCCCGAGGTGGAACAGCCGCCCGAACATCTCCAGGTTCTGCCGCCCGCCGAGCTCTTCGTCGACCGCGGCGTGCTGCCCGAGCAGCCCGATCCGCCGCCGCACCTCGTCCGGCTGCCGCAGCACGTCGAAGCCGGCCACCTCGGCCCGGCCGGCGTCGGGCCGCAGCAGGGTGGACAGGATGCGCACGAGGGTGGTCTTGCCGGCGCCGTTGGGGCCAAGGACCCCGTGCACGGTGCCGGGCGGGACGGTCAGATCCAGCCC
It contains:
- a CDS encoding glutamate decarboxylase, whose product is MTLHKGASASDRKHIGHPVNPFYGEADPVAGMESAPPRHTLPDGPVSPRTAYQFVHDELMLDGNSRLNLATFVTTWMEPQAGVLMAECRDKNMIDKDEYPRTAELEKRCVAMLADLWHAPVPSEAVGCSTTGSSEACMLAGMALKRRWMQRNKDRYPGRARPNLVMGANVQVCWEKFCNFWEVEARMVPMEGDRFHLDAASAAGLCDENTIGVVAILGSTFDGSYEPVAEICAALDTVHKEKGWDIPVHVDGASGAMIAPFLDPDVVWDFRLPRVASINTSGHKYGLVYPGVGWALWRDAEALPEELVFRVNYLGGDMPTFALNFSRPGAQVAAQYYTFLRLGRSGFRAVQQATRDVARSLAERIGALGDFRLLTQGDQLPVFAFTTTDDVTAFDVFDVSRRMKERGWLIPAYTFPPKREDLSVLRVVCRNGFSMDLADLFIADLEALLPELRQQSEPLQRPAEVATAFHH
- a CDS encoding ATP-binding cassette domain-containing protein; protein product: MADRDQAIVVEGLHKHYGTTAALDGLDLTVPPGTVHGVLGPNGAGKTTLVRILSTLLRPDAGRAEVAGFDVLRQPDEVRRRIGLLGQHAAVDEELGGRQNLEMFGRLFHLGARRAGERADELLERFGLADAGRKAVRHYSGGMRRRLDLAAGLVLAPRILFLDEPTTGLDPRGRTEVWQAVRSLVDGGTTVLLTTQYLEEADQLADRISVVDGGRVAAAGTPDELKSATGGDRIDVVLREARQLDRAAALLAEALARVAGGGAVGVDADARRLSVPVADRMVALTETVRVLGAAGVEAVDLAVRRPTLDEVFLQLTGDGAKERGGPGVPAAATVRGDEEGAAV
- a CDS encoding ABC transporter permease; this encodes MSGAMWAVTDSWTMTRRGFAHWARQPVQVVVGLVFPVMMLLMFGCFLGGGMAVPGGGDYTEYLVPGMFALTMAFGLETTMTAVTQDLGRGVLDRFRSMPMTPSAVLVGRSILDMVQSALSLLVMVGAGLAMGWRWHGGPAGALSAVGLLLLLRFAMLWIGIHVGLVAGRPELVQAVQILVWPVGFLSNAFVSAASMPGWLGAVAEWNPLSATAGAVRELFANPRWTGDSWAAGHGLLLAVVWPLVLLAVFFPLAVRRYRRLGH